A genomic region of Neosynechococcus sphagnicola sy1 contains the following coding sequences:
- a CDS encoding class I SAM-dependent methyltransferase, whose protein sequence is MLSKLPFEDDSIDVIYSSHFIEHIPRHKLPKFLNECRRILKPRGTIRLVLPDLEKLCKEYISQREIKNHDQADFLILELIDQCVRTQAGGFLDSYYGYLKSNPEKHAPMIEYVRFRTGENLKLDTFDTNNSLSSKILKKLKDPIDLVMSIERKLSSVWIRVVSLLMPSAFREQNISFASIGEKHAWMWDFYTLSCQLENAGFKNIERLNFNTTHILGFPLIPLDIDNENIPRKGEGSMYIEATK, encoded by the coding sequence TTGCTAAGTAAACTACCCTTTGAAGATGATTCAATTGATGTTATTTATTCCTCACACTTCATAGAACATATCCCACGACATAAATTGCCTAAATTCCTGAATGAATGTCGGCGCATCTTGAAGCCAAGAGGTACAATAAGGCTGGTTTTACCTGATTTAGAAAAGCTTTGTAAGGAATATATAAGTCAGCGAGAAATAAAGAATCATGATCAAGCAGATTTTCTCATACTTGAACTGATTGATCAATGCGTTCGAACTCAAGCAGGAGGTTTCCTAGATTCGTATTATGGATACCTGAAGAGCAACCCTGAGAAACATGCTCCTATGATTGAATATGTAAGGTTTCGTACTGGAGAAAATCTAAAATTAGACACTTTCGATACAAATAATTCTCTATCTAGCAAAATTCTTAAGAAGTTAAAAGATCCGATTGATTTAGTGATGAGTATAGAAAGAAAGCTAAGTTCAGTATGGATTAGAGTTGTTTCACTTCTAATGCCATCAGCCTTCCGTGAGCAAAATATTAGTTTTGCATCAATAGGGGAAAAACATGCATGGATGTGGGATTTCTATACGCTATCTTGTCAGCTTGAAAATGCTGGATTTAAGAATATAGAACGTTTGAATTTTAATACTACTCATATCTTAGGATTTCCACTAATTCCTTTAGATATAGATAATGAGAATATTCCAAGAAAGGGTGAAGGATCAATGTATATTGAAGCCACAAAATGA
- a CDS encoding glycosyltransferase family 61 protein, with amino-acid sequence MTPHENAWMVCNAIATISPDDYLLADLSRDYPGQLPGCQGQTPGHHRLYSLDSLPPLEQLSGSVVVLAGLSGNVYFHWMVDILPRLEILRRSGVDLDQVDWFLVNSDRQPFQQATLKHLGIPDHKMIESDRHPHLQAQELIVPSFPGYLGWLQPWALEFLRREFLPLGDGLSQDYPERIYISRTQASYRRILNEAAVTELLSHHGFVSVQLELLPLAQQIALFANASLIVTAHGSGLTNTIFCRSGATVVELVSPHYVRHYYWVISKYLGLQHYYLPGERFGCTPIRQIMYPNPLIEDIWVNLEALKNMLKVVGVADQQQRKERQR; translated from the coding sequence TTGACCCCCCACGAAAACGCCTGGATGGTGTGTAATGCCATCGCCACCATCAGCCCTGATGACTATCTCTTAGCCGATCTCTCCCGAGATTACCCTGGGCAATTACCGGGATGTCAGGGGCAAACCCCAGGGCACCATCGTTTGTATAGCCTTGACTCCCTCCCGCCCTTAGAGCAGCTATCCGGCTCGGTGGTGGTGTTAGCCGGGTTGTCTGGCAATGTCTACTTTCACTGGATGGTGGATATTCTGCCGCGCTTAGAGATTCTACGTCGCAGCGGGGTTGATCTCGATCAGGTGGACTGGTTTTTGGTTAACAGCGATCGCCAACCCTTTCAACAAGCAACCCTGAAGCACCTGGGTATCCCTGACCATAAGATGATTGAGAGCGATCGCCATCCCCACCTGCAAGCTCAAGAGCTGATTGTGCCTTCTTTCCCTGGCTACTTAGGCTGGTTGCAACCCTGGGCGTTAGAGTTTCTGCGGCGAGAGTTTCTCCCCCTAGGGGATGGGCTATCCCAGGACTACCCTGAACGGATTTATATCAGTCGCACCCAAGCCAGCTATCGGCGGATTTTAAACGAAGCAGCAGTAACGGAACTCTTGAGTCACCATGGGTTTGTCTCGGTTCAGTTGGAGCTGCTACCCCTCGCCCAACAAATTGCCCTTTTTGCCAATGCCAGCCTGATTGTAACGGCCCACGGGAGCGGCCTGACAAACACCATCTTTTGTCGTTCTGGCGCAACCGTGGTTGAACTCGTGTCTCCCCATTATGTGAGGCATTATTATTGGGTTATTAGCAAGTACCTTGGACTTCAGCACTACTATCTCCCTGGAGAGCGCTTTGGCTGCACACCCATTCGTCAAATTATGTATCCCAACCCCCTGATCGAAGATATTTGGGTCAACCTGGAGGCACTCAAAAATATGCTGAAAGTTGTGGGTGTTGCCGATCAGCAGCAGCGGAAGGAACGCCAGAGATGA
- a CDS encoding tetratricopeptide repeat protein: MTSIADPEVTVQLLTEQAEQAIASGNIADAVAKCEQALAINAHHAPACKIMGVALHLAGQVDEAITWYIRALQYQPSLVEVYFNLGSLYTQQQQLTQAISYYETALKLKPDFAEAYGSLAQIFSKLQRQPEANRYWYQALTRQPNPAPIADYLRLGSALGEQGDLDLAVDCYHRVLQQVPDHEAAHAGLGETLVRQGLWESAIICYQQQLRLRPDSALAYFHLGDIYLQLEQFDAAITALQRSLELNPDLIWAYHHLGQVYLKRQQWETAITFCRSVLEKYPQAPWAYTHLGRALAAQGESAAAIACNQQASQLRGWPTCSSHNYQFSQDWFTHNIVVWEAHLSAFANLANLNFLEIGSFEGMSACWFLDRILTHPSSTITCIDLEFKEFFDLNIARTDQAHKVRKLSGKSQEWLPTLEKNFFHLAYIDGCHLAQSVYQDALISWGLLKLGGMMIFDDYEWVEDRNNPERNPKLGVDRFLGQFVGQYQILHKAYQLILKKNRLILSTSVA; encoded by the coding sequence ATGACATCGATTGCCGATCCAGAGGTGACCGTTCAGCTTCTCACCGAGCAGGCAGAGCAGGCCATTGCCTCAGGGAATATTGCCGATGCCGTTGCCAAGTGTGAGCAGGCTTTAGCCATCAATGCCCACCATGCCCCGGCCTGTAAGATCATGGGCGTTGCCCTGCATCTGGCGGGTCAAGTCGATGAGGCCATTACCTGGTATATCCGAGCCTTACAGTATCAGCCCAGCTTGGTTGAAGTTTATTTCAACTTGGGGAGTCTCTACACCCAACAGCAGCAGCTGACCCAAGCCATCTCCTACTATGAAACGGCTCTGAAGCTCAAGCCAGATTTTGCGGAAGCTTATGGGAGTTTAGCCCAGATTTTCTCGAAACTCCAGCGACAACCTGAGGCAAATCGCTATTGGTACCAAGCCCTGACTCGACAACCTAACCCAGCGCCGATTGCAGACTATCTACGGCTGGGCAGTGCCCTGGGAGAGCAGGGAGATCTAGACCTAGCCGTGGATTGTTATCACCGGGTGCTTCAGCAGGTTCCTGACCATGAAGCGGCCCATGCTGGTTTGGGTGAAACCCTAGTGCGTCAAGGGCTGTGGGAATCAGCGATCATCTGCTATCAGCAGCAACTGAGACTTCGTCCTGACTCTGCCCTGGCCTACTTTCACCTCGGTGATATTTATCTGCAGCTCGAACAGTTTGACGCCGCCATCACCGCCCTGCAACGCAGCCTGGAACTCAACCCTGACCTTATCTGGGCTTATCACCATCTCGGCCAGGTTTATCTAAAGCGGCAACAATGGGAAACCGCGATCACCTTCTGTCGGAGCGTTCTGGAAAAATATCCCCAGGCTCCTTGGGCTTACACTCATCTCGGACGAGCCTTGGCAGCGCAGGGTGAGTCTGCGGCAGCGATCGCCTGTAATCAGCAAGCCAGTCAATTACGAGGATGGCCCACCTGTAGCAGCCATAATTACCAGTTCAGTCAAGACTGGTTCACCCACAATATTGTTGTGTGGGAAGCCCACCTGAGTGCTTTTGCCAACTTAGCCAATCTCAACTTTCTAGAAATTGGTAGTTTTGAGGGCATGTCAGCCTGCTGGTTTCTGGATCGCATCCTCACCCATCCGTCGTCCACGATCACCTGCATTGACCTTGAGTTTAAGGAATTCTTTGACCTCAACATTGCCAGAACGGATCAGGCTCACAAGGTGCGCAAACTCTCTGGCAAGTCCCAGGAATGGCTCCCCACCTTAGAGAAAAATTTCTTTCATCTGGCCTATATTGACGGCTGTCACTTGGCCCAATCAGTCTATCAGGATGCATTAATCTCGTGGGGGCTGCTGAAATTGGGGGGCATGATGATTTTTGATGATTATGAGTGGGTGGAAGACCGCAACAACCCTGAGCGTAATCCCAAGCTCGGAGTTGATCGGTTCCTGGGGCAATTTGTCGGTCAGTATCAAATCTTGCACAAAGCCTATCAGTTAATTCTGAAAAAAAACAGGCTAATCCTGTCAACATCTGTGGCCTAG
- a CDS encoding calcium-binding protein, whose amino-acid sequence MSEFLITESGTTNAFGIRLSTGSDGAVIVTFGAGQPITVVGTSGDDSIRGGVDTGEDNPDSSNTPYVFYGGQGKDSLRGANGDDSMVGGVGSDTLLGNNGNDSLVGGNSPFETNNGGWADNDSLVGGAGDDSLFAGVGNDTVYGDDVEGTLTGNDLISGGIGNDTIFAGAGNDTLLGGDSGLDFVRAGSGNDSVEGGTGNDSLRGDSGDDTLLGGTGNDSIRGDDGNDSILGGAGNDTLRGGSGNDTLYGDDGNDSLSGEDNNDLLNGGLGIDTLTGGSGRDTFVFDDLPTSASTLDKVTDFARGDDFLALSQSGLSLSRLSTGTVAASDYIQVNGLDPEVPGLSQALIYDRSTGLLYYNSDASGNTALTPLFEITNKGNVDAANFEIF is encoded by the coding sequence GTGTCAGAATTTCTAATTACAGAATCAGGGACAACAAATGCCTTTGGCATTAGGCTGTCCACTGGTAGCGATGGGGCGGTAATTGTTACGTTTGGGGCAGGTCAGCCAATCACCGTGGTTGGCACCTCCGGCGATGACTCCATTCGGGGTGGGGTCGATACTGGGGAAGACAACCCTGATTCCTCCAACACTCCCTACGTCTTTTACGGCGGTCAGGGTAAGGATTCTTTGCGCGGTGCCAATGGCGATGACTCAATGGTGGGCGGCGTTGGTTCCGATACCCTGCTTGGTAACAACGGCAACGACTCCCTCGTCGGAGGTAACAGTCCTTTTGAAACCAATAACGGTGGTTGGGCCGATAACGACAGTTTGGTTGGCGGTGCGGGCGATGATAGTCTCTTTGCTGGTGTGGGTAATGACACCGTTTATGGGGACGATGTTGAAGGAACCCTCACGGGCAATGACCTGATCTCCGGTGGCATTGGTAATGACACCATTTTTGCTGGGGCAGGCAACGACACCCTATTGGGTGGCGACAGCGGCCTTGACTTTGTCCGCGCTGGCAGCGGCAATGACTCCGTAGAAGGGGGAACCGGCAACGACTCTCTGCGCGGTGACTCGGGAGATGACACCTTACTGGGTGGCACTGGCAACGACTCTATCCGTGGCGACGATGGCAACGACTCCATTCTCGGGGGTGCTGGCAACGATACCCTGCGCGGTGGGTCTGGCAACGACACCCTCTACGGTGATGACGGCAATGACTCGCTCTCTGGCGAAGATAATAACGACCTTCTCAATGGTGGCCTTGGTATTGACACCCTGACGGGTGGTAGTGGGAGAGATACCTTTGTCTTTGACGATCTGCCGACCTCTGCCTCCACCCTAGATAAGGTCACTGACTTTGCCAGAGGCGATGACTTCCTCGCCCTCAGTCAGAGTGGTCTGAGTCTGTCTCGTCTCAGCACCGGAACCGTAGCAGCGTCTGACTATATCCAGGTGAATGGCCTTGATCCAGAGGTTCCAGGCTTAAGTCAAGCCCTGATCTACGACAGATCCACGGGTCTGCTCTATTACAACTCTGATGCAAGTGGAAATACTGCCCTGACGCCCCTGTTTGAAATCACCAACAAGGGTAATGTTGATGCCGCCAACTTTGAAATCTTCTAG
- the rfbC gene encoding dTDP-4-dehydrorhamnose 3,5-epimerase → MNILPTEIPEVLIIEPRVFGDDRGFFYESYNQRVFQEQTAQAVTFVQDNHSRSAQHVLRGLHYQIQQPQGKLVRVVVGEVFDVAVDLRQSAPTFGKWIGVLLSAENKRQLWIPPGFAHGFLVISTAAEVLYKATEYYAPQYERSLLWNDPDLAIAWPLSAPPTLSGKDEAGVCLQAAAVYQ, encoded by the coding sequence ATGAATATTCTGCCAACAGAAATTCCGGAAGTCTTGATCATTGAGCCACGGGTATTTGGCGATGACCGGGGCTTTTTCTACGAAAGCTATAACCAGCGGGTCTTTCAAGAGCAAACAGCCCAAGCTGTGACCTTCGTTCAGGATAACCATTCTCGGTCTGCTCAACATGTTTTGCGGGGATTACACTACCAAATTCAGCAACCCCAGGGAAAACTGGTGCGGGTGGTCGTTGGCGAGGTTTTTGATGTTGCAGTTGACTTGCGTCAAAGTGCGCCTACCTTTGGCAAATGGATAGGTGTTTTGCTCAGTGCTGAAAATAAGCGCCAACTCTGGATTCCTCCGGGTTTTGCCCATGGTTTCCTGGTGATTTCAACAGCGGCAGAGGTACTCTACAAAGCAACTGAGTACTATGCACCGCAGTATGAGCGCAGTTTGTTGTGGAATGACCCCGATTTGGCGATCGCTTGGCCGTTGAGCGCCCCACCAACGCTCTCAGGGAAGGATGAAGCTGGGGTATGCTTGCAAGCAGCGGCGGTCTATCAGTAA
- a CDS encoding glycosyltransferase — MKPLLLSHGDINGGAARAAFRLHESLLKTGIPSRMHVATKHSDLHTIYGSENKQQKLASLLRSQVGIQLMRLQKSPNPVLHSPAWLSSGLVKKFNADDADVINLHWICGEFLSVEDIGRLTKPLIWTMHDMWPFCGAEHYNDDSPNARWRLGYHSQNRSPNHKGIDLDRWTWIRKRRAWQSPIHLVTPSQWLADCA; from the coding sequence ATGAAACCGTTGCTACTCTCCCACGGAGATATTAATGGTGGTGCAGCACGTGCCGCCTTTCGCTTGCACGAATCGTTACTTAAAACTGGAATTCCCAGCCGCATGCACGTAGCCACTAAGCACAGTGATCTACATACAATTTACGGTTCTGAAAATAAGCAACAAAAGTTAGCTAGTTTATTAAGATCTCAGGTTGGGATACAACTGATGCGCCTTCAGAAATCCCCCAACCCGGTTTTGCATTCTCCTGCCTGGTTATCCTCCGGTCTAGTTAAAAAGTTCAATGCTGATGATGCAGATGTAATAAACCTCCACTGGATCTGCGGAGAATTTCTATCCGTTGAAGACATTGGCCGACTGACAAAACCCCTGATTTGGACGATGCATGATATGTGGCCTTTCTGCGGGGCTGAACATTACAACGACGATAGTCCAAATGCTCGCTGGCGACTGGGCTATCATTCTCAGAATCGATCTCCAAATCACAAAGGCATTGACCTAGACCGCTGGACATGGATTCGCAAGCGCCGTGCCTGGCAAAGTCCAATCCACCTCGTTACTCCCAGTCAGTGGCTGGCTGACTGCGCCTAA
- a CDS encoding NAD-dependent epimerase/dehydratase family protein has protein sequence MQSLPLEIVHGDLNDPDLWQPMQGCELLFHVAAHYSLWQADRERLYHSNVLGTRNILAAARRAGIERTVYTSSVAAIGVGPAATPVDETYQSPMEKLVGYYKQSKVFSGTGGATSSSHRAGSGNCQPEYPHWCLGY, from the coding sequence TTGCAGTCACTGCCGCTTGAAATTGTTCACGGGGACTTAAATGATCCCGATCTGTGGCAGCCGATGCAGGGCTGTGAGTTACTCTTTCATGTGGCAGCCCACTATTCCCTCTGGCAGGCCGATCGAGAACGCCTCTACCACAGTAATGTCTTGGGCACCCGGAACATTCTGGCAGCGGCGCGGCGGGCGGGCATTGAACGCACTGTCTACACCAGTTCTGTGGCGGCGATCGGCGTCGGCCCCGCTGCAACCCCAGTGGATGAGACTTACCAGAGTCCGATGGAAAAACTCGTGGGCTACTACAAACAATCTAAAGTTTTTAGCGGAACAGGAGGCGCAACAAGCAGCTCTCACCGGGCAGGAAGTGGTAATTGTCAACCCGAGTACCCCCATTGGTGCCTGGGATATTAA
- a CDS encoding glycosyltransferase produces MPGKVQSTSLLPVSGWLTAPKKSALMQDWPVLVIPNTLDILRFQPWPRFLARKVLGLPQEIPIVLFGAIGGGRDPRKGFDLLQQALTELATLIPDVAAVIFGQSEPLNPPQLGLPLYWMGHMYDEISLSMLYSAADVTVVPSRQENLPQSGTEAQSCGCPVVAFNCTGLTDVVVHQQTGYLANPFDSHDLANGIAWVLNDPDRYARLSTQSRDRAVRLWSPEVVVKQYLGLYEHVLARNNEEIS; encoded by the coding sequence GTGCCTGGCAAAGTCCAATCCACCTCGTTACTCCCAGTCAGTGGCTGGCTGACTGCGCCTAAAAAAAGTGCATTGATGCAAGATTGGCCAGTATTGGTCATTCCCAATACCCTTGATATCCTGCGTTTTCAACCCTGGCCTAGATTTTTAGCTCGGAAGGTGCTCGGATTACCTCAAGAAATTCCTATAGTACTTTTTGGGGCTATAGGAGGAGGACGGGATCCACGCAAAGGCTTTGATCTCTTGCAACAAGCTCTCACTGAACTCGCCACCTTGATACCAGATGTAGCTGCTGTCATTTTTGGGCAATCTGAACCGCTCAATCCACCACAATTAGGTCTGCCTCTTTATTGGATGGGGCATATGTACGATGAAATCAGCCTATCCATGCTTTACAGCGCAGCTGATGTAACGGTAGTCCCCTCACGGCAGGAAAATCTACCTCAGTCTGGCACTGAGGCACAGTCTTGCGGGTGTCCAGTAGTGGCATTTAACTGTACTGGTTTGACAGATGTTGTTGTGCATCAACAAACTGGTTATCTTGCAAATCCTTTTGATTCTCACGATCTAGCTAATGGAATTGCATGGGTGCTTAATGATCCTGATCGCTATGCTCGCCTATCAACTCAATCCCGTGATCGAGCAGTCAGACTCTGGTCACCCGAAGTCGTTGTAAAGCAGTATCTAGGACTCTACGAACATGTTTTAGCGAGAAACAATGAAGAGATTTCATGA
- a CDS encoding TylF/MycF/NovP-related O-methyltransferase — translation MRDLKSLIKNIARKIGFNITRYNLDLSLSYPDFDRDSIDIIQNVKSHTMTSPERIYALIQAVRYIHQKNISGSIVECGVWRGGSMMAVAYTLKTLNDCTRELFLYDTFEGMSTPTSKDVDINGYHAKSLLEQSNKKHSDSVWCIATLEEVSQALRQTLYPERLVKLVKGKVEDSIPRNIPERISLLRLDTDWYESTLHELTHLYPRLAQGGVLIIDDYGHWRGCRKAVDEYFESTKQNILLNRIDGTGRIGIKV, via the coding sequence GTGAGAGATCTGAAAAGCCTAATTAAGAATATTGCCAGGAAAATCGGGTTTAATATTACTCGATATAATCTTGATCTTTCATTAAGTTATCCTGATTTTGATAGAGATTCAATAGACATAATTCAAAACGTAAAAAGTCACACAATGACATCTCCTGAAAGGATTTATGCACTAATACAAGCTGTACGCTACATACACCAAAAAAATATTTCTGGGAGCATTGTTGAATGTGGAGTATGGCGAGGCGGATCAATGATGGCAGTTGCTTATACGCTTAAGACACTAAATGACTGTACAAGGGAGTTGTTTCTGTATGATACCTTTGAAGGTATGTCTACACCAACTTCTAAAGATGTTGATATTAATGGTTACCATGCAAAATCTCTTCTGGAACAATCAAATAAGAAGCATTCTGACTCAGTCTGGTGTATCGCCACATTAGAAGAGGTGAGTCAAGCCCTCAGGCAAACTTTATATCCAGAAAGATTAGTTAAACTTGTCAAAGGTAAAGTAGAAGACAGCATTCCAAGAAATATTCCCGAACGGATCTCCCTTCTTAGACTAGATACAGATTGGTATGAGTCAACTCTGCATGAGTTAACTCATCTTTATCCAAGACTGGCACAAGGAGGAGTATTAATCATTGATGATTATGGGCATTGGCGTGGATGTCGAAAAGCAGTTGATGAGTATTTCGAATCAACTAAACAGAATATTCTGCTAAATCGGATCGATGGGACTGGGCGAATTGGAATCAAAGTTTAA
- the hpnH gene encoding adenosyl-hopene transferase HpnH: MAVLLQQAIEIGKYLVTQRLKGRKRFPLTLMLEPLFRCNLACPGCGKIQHPTDILKRNLTPEECFTAVEECGAPVVAIPGGEPLLHPQIDEIVRGLVERKKFVYLCTNGILLEKSLDKFQPSSYLTFSVHLDGLREHHDHCVDRKGVFDTAVKAIKAAKAKGFRVTTNTTVFEGTDPQAMQAFFDFISTLGTDGMMVSPGYSYEWAPDQDHFLQREQTRALFREILAPFKSGQKNWNFNHNPLFLDFLTGEKDYECTPWGMPSYSVLGWQKPCYLLNEGHYATFQELLDNTDWDQYGRASGNPKCADCMVHCGYEPTAAMDAMEPVNIARSLGSVFGFAR; the protein is encoded by the coding sequence GTGGCCGTTCTCTTACAGCAAGCAATTGAAATTGGTAAGTACTTGGTAACCCAACGGCTCAAAGGACGTAAGCGATTTCCGCTGACCTTAATGTTAGAGCCCCTGTTTCGTTGCAATCTGGCCTGCCCTGGCTGTGGGAAGATTCAACACCCCACCGATATTCTCAAGCGCAATCTGACCCCGGAAGAATGCTTTACCGCTGTAGAAGAGTGCGGTGCCCCCGTCGTGGCAATTCCGGGAGGAGAACCCCTGCTCCACCCTCAGATTGACGAGATTGTTCGCGGATTGGTGGAGCGGAAGAAATTTGTTTACCTCTGCACCAATGGCATTTTGCTGGAAAAAAGTCTGGACAAGTTTCAGCCTTCCTCCTACCTCACCTTTAGTGTGCACCTAGACGGTCTCCGAGAACACCATGACCACTGTGTTGACCGCAAGGGGGTGTTTGATACCGCCGTCAAGGCCATCAAGGCGGCAAAGGCGAAGGGCTTTCGGGTGACCACCAACACCACCGTGTTTGAGGGCACTGATCCCCAAGCAATGCAGGCCTTCTTTGACTTCATCAGCACCCTGGGCACCGATGGCATGATGGTTTCCCCCGGTTACAGCTATGAGTGGGCACCGGATCAAGACCACTTCTTGCAACGCGAACAAACCCGTGCCCTCTTCCGAGAAATTCTGGCTCCCTTCAAGTCCGGACAGAAAAACTGGAATTTCAATCACAATCCCCTGTTCCTTGACTTTCTCACTGGGGAAAAAGACTACGAATGTACACCCTGGGGAATGCCTAGCTACAGCGTTTTAGGGTGGCAAAAGCCTTGCTACTTGCTAAATGAAGGGCACTATGCCACCTTCCAGGAATTGCTCGATAACACGGATTGGGATCAGTATGGTCGCGCCAGCGGCAATCCCAAGTGTGCAGATTGCATGGTGCATTGTGGCTACGAACCCACCGCTGCCATGGATGCCATGGAACCCGTCAACATTGCCCGGTCGCTGGGCAGTGTGTTTGGCTTTGCCCGTTAG
- a CDS encoding tetratricopeptide repeat protein: protein MVAVQLDELVGGQGSGSLSLPELHYNLGCVQLEQDDLGAAVDSFQQAIALYPAYADAHYSLGLVLDRLGQAERAITHYQQAIALQPKNANAFNNLGGVLLKQSHILEAIESFQQAIALQPNCASFYCNLGHALRHQEMGEAILAYDRALQLDPQLVVAHYSLGKTLQYLGNHAQAAISFQKAIHLNPDFTTAYTDCGFSLQAQNQLDEAMICFQRALAADAHFVAGFCQWATQLEGSDPLTQARKACARFLIALQQKPTAPDVRMALAQTYSQFASIFTEYGGYKQYKQAEAYYHRALQIQPHDVELYLHLGACLLKQGRFQAATGIYHLALTLQPQNPQTYFQLGYALEVQQQLPQAVEYYRAVIEGQFQTAIEVNYPTGTGTPVQLRGIYLHTLAWIKAFSLDPQHYLEVSGAVNLEGREPIQAAADARQGKVGCDGLNCDPCLQRIFADFQVWHLGQNLYSPTASQPPTPEPLPLFVARIPQGRTWIDPPRKRLDGV from the coding sequence GTGGTAGCTGTGCAATTAGACGAATTGGTTGGGGGGCAGGGATCAGGCTCGTTGAGTCTGCCAGAGCTACACTACAACCTGGGCTGTGTGCAATTGGAACAAGACGATCTGGGAGCTGCCGTTGATAGTTTTCAGCAGGCGATCGCCCTCTACCCTGCCTATGCAGATGCCCATTACAGTTTGGGGTTAGTCCTGGATCGACTGGGCCAAGCCGAACGAGCAATTACCCATTATCAACAGGCGATCGCCCTCCAACCTAAGAATGCCAATGCCTTCAATAATCTAGGCGGGGTGTTGCTGAAGCAGAGCCACATTCTAGAAGCTATAGAAAGCTTCCAACAAGCGATTGCCCTCCAACCCAACTGTGCCAGCTTCTATTGCAATCTGGGTCATGCCCTGCGCCATCAGGAGATGGGAGAGGCAATCTTGGCCTATGACCGGGCGCTGCAACTAGACCCCCAGTTGGTGGTCGCCCACTATAGCTTGGGCAAAACCCTGCAATATTTAGGGAACCACGCGCAAGCTGCCATTAGCTTCCAGAAGGCTATCCATCTGAACCCAGATTTCACCACCGCCTATACTGACTGCGGATTTTCATTGCAAGCCCAAAATCAGTTGGACGAGGCGATGATCTGCTTCCAGCGGGCGCTCGCAGCGGATGCTCATTTTGTAGCCGGCTTTTGCCAGTGGGCAACCCAGCTAGAGGGAAGTGATCCCCTCACCCAAGCCCGGAAAGCCTGTGCTCGATTTCTGATCGCCCTCCAGCAAAAGCCCACGGCTCCGGATGTCCGCATGGCTCTGGCTCAAACCTACAGCCAGTTTGCCAGTATTTTTACTGAATATGGTGGTTATAAGCAATACAAGCAAGCAGAAGCCTATTACCACCGCGCCCTGCAAATCCAACCCCATGATGTCGAGCTGTACCTGCATCTGGGGGCTTGCTTACTCAAGCAGGGTCGTTTTCAGGCTGCCACCGGGATCTATCACCTCGCCCTGACCCTTCAACCCCAAAATCCCCAAACCTACTTCCAATTGGGTTATGCCCTGGAAGTCCAGCAGCAGTTACCCCAAGCCGTCGAATATTACCGAGCCGTCATTGAGGGCCAATTCCAGACAGCCATTGAGGTGAATTATCCCACTGGTACCGGAACTCCAGTGCAACTCCGGGGTATTTATCTCCATACCCTGGCCTGGATCAAGGCATTTTCCCTCGATCCCCAGCACTATCTGGAGGTCAGCGGTGCGGTGAATCTGGAGGGAAGGGAACCCATTCAAGCGGCGGCGGATGCCCGTCAGGGCAAGGTGGGCTGTGATGGACTCAACTGTGATCCCTGCCTGCAGCGAATCTTTGCAGACTTTCAAGTCTGGCATCTGGGCCAAAATCTCTACTCCCCAACTGCTAGCCAGCCACCGACTCCAGAGCCTCTGCCGCTCTTTGTGGCGCGGATTCCCCAAGGACGTACCTGGATTGACCCCCCACGAAAACGCCTGGATGGTGTGTAA
- a CDS encoding GDP-mannose 4,6-dehydratase, which produces MTKCVFVTGGTGFIGANLVRLLVEKGYQVKALARATRPP; this is translated from the coding sequence ATGACCAAGTGTGTGTTTGTTACTGGAGGCACCGGATTTATTGGGGCAAATTTGGTGCGATTGCTGGTTGAGAAAGGCTATCAAGTGAAAGCCTTGGCGAGGGCAACCAGACCCCCTTGA